The genomic window GTCAACCTGACACACACACCTCAGTTAACTTACACTCATCACTAATCTTAGAAACATACAGATCCCGCATCTTTTCGTcacatatttgtttttaaaattatattcacGTTTTAAATTTTACTTTGTGACTGAAGTGTGTCTTTCTTGATTCAGTGGGTGGCTCTTAAAAGAGCCTTTGGGTTGGTGTTTAATTCCAGTAGGTTTTACTTGGAGCTGGTGTACTTGGTCACGGCCTTGGTGCCCTCAGACACGGCGTGTTTGGCCAGCTCACCGGGCAGCAGGAGGCGCACTGCGGTCTGGATCTCCCTGGAAGAGATGGTGGACCTCTTGTTGTAATGAGCCAGACGAGAGGCCTCAGAGGCGATGCGTTCAAAGATGTCGTTGACGAAGGAGTTCATGATGCTCATGGCCTTGGAGGAGATCCCGGTGTCAGGGTGGACCTGCTTCAGGACCTTGTACACGTAGATGGCGTAGCTCTCCTTCCtggtctttctcttcttcttgccGCCTTTACCGGCGGTCTTGGCCACAGCTTTCTTGGAGCCCTTCTTGGGCGCGGACTTTGCGGGTTCAGGCATTTTTCTATCACTGAAACAGTAACGAATGTCCTGACTGTAAAGCTCCGCAGGTCTTATGCAGGCTTCATGCAAACTCAGCTGCACAGGCCCCGAGCTGTGATTGGTTCAACTGTTCAGGAGGGTTTCAGTTCCACAGTAACATGGTGACAGACTCTTCCAGTTAATCATCTGCATTGTGTCAGTCAAGCTTTGGAAAATAAAAAGATGCTTAACGATCATTAACCAGAACTTCATAGACAGCAATACAGTGATCAAACAAATACTGACTGAATTACACAGAAGACCTTTGGACAAACAGCAGACACTGCCATGGAACACTATAGACTTCTAAGTCAGTCTCACATTTAAAGAAAggggaaaaggaggaaaaaaaaaagaaaacgtatGCATATTTCAAGAATGTGTGCCTTGTTATTGTATATATATGGCTTGATGTAAATTTTAGATTGTCAGGTGTGAATGTATAAACaaatggtttccttttttttcccttttgtgttctttttctcaTCCTTGTGAACATTGGTAATgtgcaattatatatatatatatatatatatatatatatatatatatatatatatatatatatatatatatatatatatatatatatggctaaATGTGTATATTAAGTATAGAAGTGTATTTGTGCCTTGTATTAGCTTGTAAATttcaataaagaataaaaaaaaaaagtaaaggaggGAAAACGACCACATGGCGCTCGTGGAGACAAAGGATCGGAGTTTTTCCCTCAGACTGAAGTGAACTCTGAACTGAGACCAGTGTGTCATCTCATGAACTAAAAGTTCACGACATGAACGGATGGTCAATAAGCAAATTcagtcaatttaaaaaaataaattttgtcCAGTCACATCAACTAGAAGGTCAAAGAATCAGTTTTCTGCAAATGTTAGAACTTTTCAATGTAAGATATTTAGTTCAGACATAGGGTAAATATATAACAAAAGTaagtaagtagtagtagtaaaagtaagtAGTTACCACACACAGGGTTTATAATGCATTTTTTCAGGCGCATGtatagtgtgattttttttttttaccgttacATGAAAGGAGGTTTAGTCTTTCATGTAGTGAGTGATCCTTAAGAATTTTTAATTTGTTGATAAAAAATATGGAATGTTTGACCTCCAAATCCGCAGTGACGTGCTAGAAAGTAATAGGTGAAGGCTTTTATTTGTGCattcagatatatatatatatatatatatatatatatatatatatatatatgttatacaaGTCTGTCAGCATTAAAGTATAAGATTGAAATACATCAGATAGTGATTTCCTTTAGTTATACATGAAACATCTGAAATTAACGTTTGTCAGGACTTACGCATTAAAGTATCACTCTTTACATTTAAGTGGGTGGTCCTTAAAAGGACCTTTGGTTTGTTGGTAGTCGTATGGGACGTTTAACCTCCGAATCCGTACAGAGTGCGGCCCTGTCTCTTCAGAGCATACACCACATCCATGGCGGTCACGGTCTTCCTTTTGGCGTGTTCGGTGTAGGTGACGGCATCACGGATGACGTTCTCCAGGAAAACCTTCAGCACACCGCGGGTCTCCTCGTAGATCAGACCGGAGATGCGCTTGACTCCACCACGACGAGCCAGACGGCGGATAGCGGGTTTGGTGATGCCCTGGATGTTGTCCCGGAGGACTTTGCGGTGACGCTTGGCGCCTCCTTTTCCCAGTCCTTTACCTCCTTTTCCTCTGCCACTCATTTTCACTGTTCGGGTGTTATTCCGATATGAGTAGAGAAGAGCGAGTCCCGTTTATTTATCCAGTGTCTGAGAACGTGATTGAGGACAGCTGGGTAGGGGGTTTATTCTGCTTCTATGGATTTCCACGGAGGGTCATTGTTTGCTCTTTGGTGTATTAGCGCCACCAGGTGGACAGTAACAGGATAAATAAAGCTGATACCTGAGTGTCAGGCTTTTTGGgactttttttattgaaatattaaagctatacctactgctGTGAACCTGAAccacccacctccctccaaagccccctTCCCACTACCTGagcccctcctctcacctgatgtgtgCGGTGGAAGGGGGGGCAGAGGTGTTGGTATGGTCCACTTTGGTGTGTCTGTGGACCCCTCCttcagtaatcagacacatcatccaacTGCCGCCGCTCCTGTTTGATCAGTAGagcctgaatttaagggtctggtctgtgcagcgctgggtcagggtcttcactgcacatCAGCTGGGTGATGaggtgcccaggggatgggtgtGCACTGTGAGCGCGTGgcctccacaaattttctgtggacatttgaggtttcgtagtctatacatttatcatcctacactgtgtgacaccatgtacctGTACCTGTTTGAGTCcctgacctttgtgcagacctgtctgtggagtccaggACACCTGCCTCTGGATTTTTGTGCATGCTTAGTATATGCTGAGAAATATTTTATATGTGATACTTCGAGTGATATGCATCTGAAGAGAGACTTTGTGCCAtatttcacaaacatttctttattaagggcagtgcatattaatgaacatcaacaattgcagctgtaaatatgccagactgtAGCAGCAGTGCCAGTGTCCATCTGTAGACCCcaggcaggtgacaggaaagacagatgacaaaaaggcaaaacataaaaacacagaacaacacagtgaggacaatctactgatggtcacaggcttggttttccttcatccaatgtttaaattgtgatttgaaggaggcatatgactgtgagtctcttacgttgagcggtaaactgttccaatattcagttccaatgactgaaagtgtagtttgtccaacaGTAGTGCTCCTGCGTGGCcctcgagctgtggccctggtgaccatcccactgacagaccgggatttgataaaatctgtcaagggaggaggggcaagtccatgcaagactgtgtatcaggcaagcatttttaaaattcacaaaattattaacatTAAGAAATACTATAATTCtattcatatattcatacatCCTTAGATTACCTTGTTCGTTTAATATCTAACCAGGCAAGACAGAACTGTAGCCTTGCAGAAGGCAGGGCCTTTTGACGGAGCGAAAAGGacctaaaacaaactaaaattacacAGGACAATTAAAACACTAGTATAGAGACACAACTAAAATCCATAAAATGTGTCAACTTTACTTCGAGTTAGATTCACTGTTTAACAATTACATTTGTCATCTACATATATCtcatacatttaaaataagagGTTTCCAGTACGGTGTAAAAATATATTGTCCATTTGCCTCTGTACTGTCAGTCAGATTtttatgtccaacataaagttgtTACTGTGTCTAAGAAATGTAGAGAAACCACAACCTGAGAACCAACAGCTTTCTTTCATGTATGTCAACTGAATACAAACccaacatttttaaatatttatagaCCAAAATAAAACTTTAGAGTgattagacttttttttaacagtgaaAACTTTCATATTAAACAGAAATAAGTCCCAGTAGTTGTGCTCTTCCAGGTACTATTTGGACAAGAGGTTTAATAAACTCAATAAATGAGATAAACTCAGACTTTTTCTTTCTATCAAGCACAATGTCCTGTATACCATAAACATCAGTACACAacctcgatttttttttttatagaaataaaaaacaaaaacaaaaaaacaaaacaagaaacatgTCAAACTATACACTGCACCTATTCATTCCTTTTTACActacttttcatttctttttttttttttcattgtattctcACTGCTAATAACTTTTTTCTTAATATATCATTATGAACACTGTAAGTGATGTTCTCTTTTAGAACTATTGTGGCTCTCtgagtttttactgttttatctgtTATGCTGCCTCCTGGTTTTTGCTGTA from Sphaeramia orbicularis chromosome 1, fSphaOr1.1, whole genome shotgun sequence includes these protein-coding regions:
- the LOC115419265 gene encoding histone H4: MSGRGKGGKGLGKGGAKRHRKVLRDNIQGITKPAIRRLARRGGVKRISGLIYEETRGVLKVFLENVIRDAVTYTEHAKRKTVTAMDVVYALKRQGRTLYGFGG
- the LOC115419251 gene encoding histone H2B 1/2-like — translated: MPEPAKSAPKKGSKKAVAKTAGKGGKKKRKTRKESYAIYVYKVLKQVHPDTGISSKAMSIMNSFVNDIFERIASEASRLAHYNKRSTISSREIQTAVRLLLPGELAKHAVSEGTKAVTKYTSSK